A single genomic interval of Nerophis lumbriciformis linkage group LG17, RoL_Nlum_v2.1, whole genome shotgun sequence harbors:
- the nek8 gene encoding serine/threonine-protein kinase Nek8 isoform X2, producing the protein MSRDERLAAQNECQVLKLLNHPNIIEYYENFLEDKALMIAMEYAPGGTLADYIQKRCNSLLDEDTILHFFVQILLAMYHVHNKLILHRDLKTQNILLDKHQMIVKIGDFGISKILVSKSKAYTVVGTPCYISPELCEGKPYNQKSDIWALGCVLYELASLKRAFEAANLPALVLKIMSGTFAPISDRYSPELRQLIVNMLNLDPSKRPQLNEIMALPVCIGPLLNLYTDIGSVKMRRIEKPLSTVQTGPQGRVGGRVPTNRSRDGMSATGKLHSLPLSAVYTWGSGISTPLRLPMLNTEVLQVSLGRTQKMGVTKSGRLITWEAPSVGSAELSLPGAVEQIQPQFISRFLEGQSGVTIKLVACGDLFTTCMTDRGIIMTFGSGSNGCLGHGNFNDVTQPKIVEALLGYELVQVSCGASHVLAMTNEREVFAWGRGDNGRLGLGTQDSHNCPQQVCLPVEFEAQKVVCGVDCSMIISTQSSIMACGRNRCNKLGLDKISAGEEPSPSNQVEEVYSFTPVQSAPLNREKIVCIDIGTAHSVAVTEGGLCITFGSNQHGQMGCSSRRGSRAPYLLPALQNITMAACGDAFTLAIRSNGEVYTWGKGARGRLGRKEEDSGIPKAVQLNESHPFTVTSVACCHGNSLLAVKPLLDESVPR; encoded by the exons ATGTCACGGGACGAACGCCTCGCCGCTCAGAACGAGTGTCAGGTGCTGAAACTGCTCAACCACCCAAATATCATCGAGTACTACGAGAACTTCCTGGAAGACAAGGCCCTCATGATCGCTATGGAGTACGCACCAG GTGGAACCTTGGCTGACTACATACAGAAGCGCTGTAACTCCCTGCTGGACGAAGACACCATCCTTCATTTCTTTGTGCAGATCTTGCTAGCGATGTACCACGTGCACAACAAACTCATCCTGCACAGGGACCTCAAGACGCAGAATATTCTCCTCGACAAGCACCAAATGATCGTCAAAATCGGCGACTTTGGCATCTCAAAGATTCTTGTCAGCAAAAGCAAAGCATACACT GTGGTGGGGACGCCATGTTACATCTCACCAGAGCTGTGCGAGGGGAAGCCGTATAACCAGAAGAGTGACATCTGGGCTCTGGGTTGTGTGCTCTATGAGCTAGCAAGCCTGAAAAGAGCATTTGAGGCGGCT AACCTCCCTGCCCTGGTCCTGAAGATCATGAGTGGCACCTTCGCTCCTATATCCGACCGCTACAGCCCAGAACTCCGTCAGCTCATCGTCAACATGCTCAACCTGGATCCCTCCAAACGGCCGCAGCTCAATGAAATCATGGCACTGCCCGTCTGCATCGGACCACTGCTTAATCTCTACACGGACATCGGAAGCGTCAAGATGCGCAG GATCGAGAAACCGCTATCCACTGTCCAGACTGGTCCACAAGGCAGAGTGGGAGGGCGAGTACCGACCAACAGATCCAGAG ATGGCATGTCAGCAACAGGCAAGCTGCATTCCCTCCCGCTGTCTGCAGTGTACACGTGGGGCAGCGGAATTTCCACCCCGCTGCGTCTGCCCATGCTCAACACTGAGGTGCTCCAGGTGTCGCTGGGCCGCACTCAGAAGATGGGGGTGACCAAGTCGGGCCGTCTGATCACTTGGGAG GCTCCCTCGGTGGGATCCGCAGAGCTCAGTCTGCCTGGAGCGGTGGAGCAGATACAGCCTCAGTTCATCTCGCGCTTCCTGGAGGGTCAGTCCGGAGTCACCATCAAGTTGGTAGCCTGTGGCGATCTCTTCACCACCTGCATGACAG ACAGGGGCATCATCATGACATTTGGGAGCGGGAGCAATGGCTGCTTGGGGCATGGAAACTTCAATGATGTTACGCAG CCCAAGATAGTGGAGGCGCTCCTCGGCTACGAGCTGGTCCAGGTGTCTTGTGGCGCTTCCCACGTGCTCGCAATGACCAATGAGAGAGAAGTATTCGCCTGGGGAAGAGGGGACAATG GGCGCCTCGGGCTGGGCACCCAAGACAGCCACAACTGTCCCCAGCAGGTGTGTCTACCTGTGGAGTTTGAAGCACAGAAGGTGGTGTGTGGCGTGGACTGCTCCATGATTATCAGCACTCAGAGCAGCATTATGGCATGTGGAAGGAACAG GTGCAACAAGCTGGGTCTGGACAAGATAAGCGCCGGTGAGGAACCAAGCCCCTCCAATCAGGTGGAGGAGGTCTACTCTTTTACTCCCGTCCAATCAGCTCCACTCAACAGAGAGAAGATTGTCTGCATTGACATCGGTACTGCACACTCTGTCGCTGTGACAG AGGGTGGGTTGTGCATCACTTTTGGCAGCAACCAGCATGGTCAGATGGGCTGCAGTTCCCGCCGAGGCAGTCGTGCACCATACCTGCTGCCCGCCCTACAGAATATCACTATGGCTGCTTGTGGAGATGCTTTCACTTTAGCCATCAGATCAA